The Dendropsophus ebraccatus isolate aDenEbr1 chromosome 3, aDenEbr1.pat, whole genome shotgun sequence genome includes a region encoding these proteins:
- the LOC138787350 gene encoding proteinase-activated receptor 1-like, with amino-acid sequence MDVVDFFNNSSYSEQERNLTFTGYIFPYGIIPEGNSTEINYTLTGFLAPHGIDPEDNVFYSFIFFNAYQNLTYNPLLGDISNYTKVYLTGQWLTAFVPSIYTVVVILALPLNLMAIVMFLLKIKIKTPAVVYMLNLATADVLFVAVLPFDIVYRFSGNNWQIGEGMCRLTIAAFYCNMYCSILLMTSMSVDRYMAVVFPMHSRTWRTKKRAWLVCVVIWIVSIASTVPLLITKQTLYIWSLDITTCHDLLELEDQQGFYMYYFTAFSSIFFFFPLIVTIFCYTGIIRSLSKSPEVIDNSSKKTRAIFLTIIVLCVFIICFGPTNIIFLMHYLHFLNGHSESLYFAYILCACISSISSCLDPLMYYYASARCRKYVYSLLSCRKSDKLQTTSQLYASKQSSTECTFIK; translated from the exons ATGGACGTAGTTGATTTTTTCAACAACAGCTCGTATTCTGAACAAG AAAGAAATCTTACATTCACTGGATATATTTTCCCTTATGGTATCATACCGGAAG GTAATTCTACAgaaataaattatacattaacTGGATTTCTCGCTCCTCATGGTATCGATCCAGAAG ataaCGTGTTCTACTCTTTTATCTTCTTTAATGCATACCAGAATCTCACGT ataaccCTTTGTTAGGTGATATTTCAAATTACACTAAAGTGTACCTTACCGGTCAGTGGTTGACTGCCTTTGTACCATCCATTTACACTGTGGTGGTAATTTTGGCTCTGCCGCTAAATCTAATGGCAATAGTAATGTTTCTACTGAAGATAAAAATCAAGACGCCGGCAGTAGTGTATATGCTGAACTTGGCAACAGCTGATGTGTTATTTGTTGCTGTGTTGCCTTTCGACATTGTCTATAGATTCAGTGGGAACAACTGGCAAATTGGAGAAGGAATGTGCCGATTAACCATAGCGGCATTTTACTGCAATATGTACTGCTCCATCCTGCTAATGACAAGTATGAGTGTGGACAGATACATGGCTGTGGTGTTTCCAATGCACTCTCGTACTTGGCGAACAAAGAAGCGTGCTTGGCTGGTGTGTGTTGTCATCTGGATAGTATCCATAGCTAGCACTGTGCCGCTTCTGATAACTAAGCAGACTCTTTACATTTGGTCCTTGGACATCACAACCTGCCATGACTTGCTGGAACTAGAAGACCAACAAGGCTTCTACATGTACTACTTCACTGCCTTTTCTtccattttcttcttctttccattAATTGTTACAATCTTCTGTTACACTGGAATAATCCGATCCTTAAGTAAAAGCCCAGAGGTCATTGACAATTCCTCTAAGAAGACAAGAGCTATTTTCTTAACCATTATAGTCCTTTGTGTGTTCATTATTTGCTTTGGTCCAACCAATATCATCTTTCTAATGCATTATCTGCACTTCCTTAATGGACATTCTGAGTCTCTTTATTTTGCCTACATTCTGTGTGCTTGTATAAGTAGCATAAGTAGTTGTCTTGATCCTTTAATGTATTACTATGCATCAGCAAGGTGTCGGAAGTATGTTTATAGTCTCTTAAGCTGTAGGAAGTCTGATAAACTGCAAACCACGTCGCAGCTGTATGCATCCAAACAATCAAGTACAGAATGTACTTTTATTAAGTAA